From Musa acuminata AAA Group cultivar baxijiao chromosome BXJ3-8, Cavendish_Baxijiao_AAA, whole genome shotgun sequence, one genomic window encodes:
- the LOC135646232 gene encoding abscisic stress-ripening protein 5-like codes for MAEEKHHHHHHFFHHHKNEEDEKPAEEVIYSHTAYTSGGGVYAADDAYTGGEYSTGYGQTAGGAYADDADSAGSGYTTGYSQTAEEAMVTESSIDEYDKYKKEEKQHKHKEHVGEMGALAAGAFALYEKHEANKDPEHAHRHKIEEEIAAAVAVGGGGYAFHEHHEKKEAKEETKEAHEKKHHHFF; via the exons ATGGCCGAGGAgaagcaccaccaccaccaccacttctTTCACCACCACAAGAACGAGGAGGATGAGAAGCCCGCCGAGGAGGTGATCTACTCTCACACCGCCTACACCAGCGGCGGCGGCGTTTACGCTGCTGATGATGCTTACACCGGCGGCGAGTACTCGACTGGCTACGGGCAGACCGCCGGTGGAGCTTATGCCGACGATGCAGATTCTGCCGGCAGCGGATATACCACTGGTTACTCCCAGACAGCCGAGGAAGCGATGGTGACGGAGTCGTCCATCGACGAGTACGACAAGTATAAGAAGGAGGAGAAGCAGCACAAGCACAAGGAGCACGTCGGCGAGATGGGCGCCCTCGCCGCCGGTGCCTTCGCATTG TACGAGAAGCACGAGGCGAACAAGGACCCGGAGCACGCGCACAGGCACAAGATAGAGGAGGAGATCGCTGCCGCGGTTGCAGTGGGCGGCGGAGGGTACGCCTTTCACGAGCACCACGAGAAGAAGGAAGCCAAGGAAGAGACCAAAGAGGCTCACGAGAAAAAGCACCATCATTTCTTCTAA